A genomic window from Cotesia glomerata isolate CgM1 linkage group LG7, MPM_Cglom_v2.3, whole genome shotgun sequence includes:
- the LOC123269421 gene encoding cytochrome P450 6k1-like yields the protein MIPIEVILGLAAILLALYYYFASAYSFWSSRNVPGPKPIPPLGNITQILMGKHNPATYLQELYKKYPDAPIVGIYRVREPIACIMDLDLIRDVLIKDFSKFVDRGQEMNESVEPLSINIFNLEPKRWRMLRTKLSPIFTSGKMRDMFHLIIECAETMNKYLSNYDNQIVEMREVTAKFATDVIGVYAFGLKANALEDENSLFRQIGRHMFEVKWTTAGRNLLSTFLPTIYQLVGCILRDDKTHNFLIDVTRNTLEYRKKNNIVRNDFIDLLLRIKNQGKIDDIEITDNLLAAQLLIFFVGGFETSSTTMSHTLYELAINQHCQDRLRQEIRESLEKHNGKITYDTIKEMEYLDKVYHESLRKHPALMMFTRRCTEPYTFAGTNVTVPAKTLVWIPLYAIQYDERLWPNPEVFDPERFSEENIKTRHPQAFLALGDGPRNCIGARFGATQVKAGLTKLLSEYKVEVCEKTDLTRELNRRGFLLVPKNGIQLRIKKL from the exons atgattccaATAGAAGTGATTCTGGGATTAGCCGCAATTTTACTGGCGCTGTATTATTATTTCGCATCGGCGTACTCATTTTGGTCGTCACGAAACGTACCGGGGCCAAAGCCGATCCCGCCGCTTGGAAACATAACCCAAATTCTGATGGGCAAACATAACCCTGCGACATATTTGCAGGAACTGTACAAAAAGTACCCGGACGCGCCGATAGTTGGAATTTACCGCGTGAGGGAGCCAATTGCGTGTATAATGGACTTGGATTTGATAAGAGACGTGTTGATAAAGGACTTCAGCAAGTTTGTGGACCGGGGTCAGGAAATGAACGAGTCCGTGGAGCCGCTTTCGATCAACATATTCAATCTAGAGCCCAAAAGATGGCGGATGCTCCGCACAAAACTTTCTCCAATCTTCACTTCAGGAAAAATGAGAGACATGTTCCACCTGATCATCGAGTGTGCTGAGACTATGAACAAGTACTTGAGCAACTACGATAATCAAATTGTGGAAATGCGAGAAGTTACCGCAAAATTTGCGACCGATGTTATTGGTGTCTACGCCTTTGGGCTCAAGGCTAATGCGTTGGAAGACGAAAACAGCTTGTTTAGACAAATTGGGAGACACATGTTTGAGGTTAAGTGGACCACGGCCGGGAGAAATCTCTTGAGCACTTTCTTACCGACTATTTATCAATTGGTCGGGTGTATTTTGCGCGATGACAAGACTCATAATTTCTTGATTGATGTCACGAGAAATACGCTGGAGTACAGGAAGAAGAATAATATTGTACGGAATGATTTTATTGACTTGCTGCTTAGGATCAAGAATCAGGGCAAGATTGATGATATTG AAATAACGGACAATCTACTAGCTGCCCAACTTCTAATTTTCTTCGTCGGAGGATTTGAGACATCTTCAACAACAATGAGCCACACTTTATACGAACTCGCGATTAACCAGCATTGCCAGGACCGTCTTCGCCAAGAAATCCGCGAAAGTTTGGAGAAGCACAACGGAAAGATAACCTACGACACCATCAAGGAAATGGAATACCTCGACAAAGTTTATCACG AATCTCTGAGGAAGCACCCCGCGCTGATGATGTTCACGCGTCGTTGCACGGAGCCATACACGTTTGCTGGAACAAACGTGACCGTTCCAGCGAAGACTCTGGTCTGGATTCCGTTGTACGCGATTCAGTATGACGAAAGATTGTGGCCGAATCCGGAAGTGTTTGACCCTGAGCGATTCTCTGAAGAAAACATCAAAACTCGTCATCCTCAGGCTTTCTTGGCTCTCGGCGATGGTCCGCGCAATTGCATAGGCGCAAGATTCGGCGCTACCCAGGTCAAAGCCGGGCTGACCAAGCTGCTCAGTGAATACAAAGTTGAAGTCTGTGAAAAAACTGATCTAACTCGTGAATTGAACAGACGCGGGTTCCTTCTGGTTCCCAAGAACGGAATTCAGTTgcgtattaaaaaattgtaa